A single window of Ananas comosus cultivar F153 linkage group 17, ASM154086v1, whole genome shotgun sequence DNA harbors:
- the LOC109723604 gene encoding phytolongin Phyl2.2-like has translation MRAESQSPAIDGGGISFFCVARGSTIIHSRSSGDGELEALAAACLARTPPRHARCSHTARDRTFAFLVAGDGRTYFAIADGGEGSGPALRFLERLRDAFERGGGAEGLAPRAPAAKERAIEVGSGNGGDRAIRTIADEKAGTKGLRRSLSARARKLWWRHVRVVLALDALLCAALLGAWFAVCRGLKCLE, from the coding sequence ATGCGTGCCGAGTCCCAATCCCCGGCGATCGACGGCGGCGGGATCTCCTTCTTCTGCGTGGCGAGGGGGAGCACGATCATCCACTCCCGCAGCAGCGGCGACGGCGAGCTCGAAGCCCTAGCCGCGGCGTGCCTCGCGAGGACCCCGCCGCGCCACGCCCGCTGCTCCCACACCGCCCGCGACCGCACCTTCGCCTTCCTCGTCGCCGGCGACGGCCGCACCTACTTCGCCATCGCCGACGGGGGGGAGGGCTCGGGGCCCGCGCTCCGCTTCCTCGAGCGCCTCCGCGACGCCTTCGAGAGGGGCGGCGGCGCGGAGGGGCTGGCGCCGCGCGCGCCGGCGGCGAAGGAGAGGGCGATCGAGGTGGGCAGCGGGAACGGCGGGGATCGGGCGATTAGGACGATCGCCGACGAGAAGGCGGGGACGAAGGGTTTGCGCCGGAGTTtgagcgcgcgcgcgcgcaagCTGTGGTGGCGGCACGTGCGGGTCGTGCTCGCGTTGGACGCGCTGCTCTGCGCGGCGTTGTTGGGGGCTTGGTTTGCGGTGTGCCGGGGACTCAAATGCTTGGAATAG
- the LOC109723603 gene encoding RING-H2 finger protein ATL58-like has protein sequence MSCTSPDPPAYCSAASPELKLYQAFIFSVPVFFTFVLLLVFYLFYLRRWRASWQSLRMRANHLSRGDLQRPSETGIKKEVREMLPVIVFKESFLIRETQCSVCLGEYQSDERLQRIPPCGHTFHVDCIDHWLATNTTCPLCRVSLLPTPKAAKSSPLHDEDQAVEEENSHEEYTERLTSERTAQHENETEEREADNTVGETEEVRHQGEASLVVNVDP, from the exons ATGTCGTGTACTTCTCCGGATCCTCCGGCTTATTGCTCGGCCGCATCCCCTGAGCTAAAACTATACCAAGCTTTCATCTTTTCGGTCCCCGTTTTCTTCACCTTCGTTTTACTCCTCGTCTTCTACTTGTTCTACTTGAGGAGGTGGAGAGCGAGTTGGCAATCTCTGAGGATGAGAGCCAATCACCTCAGCAGGGGAGATCTCCAAAga CCGTCGGAGACGGGGATTAAGAAAGAGGTTAGGGAGATGCTCCCGGTGATCGTGTTCAAGGAGAGCTTTTTGATCAGAGAGACACA ATGCTCAGTTTGTTTAGGGGAATATCAATCGGACGAACGACTACAAAGAATACCTCCCTGCGGCCACACCTTTCACGTGGACTGCATCGACCATTGGCTCGCCACCAACACGACGTGCCCTCTATGCCGAGTCTCGCTCCTCCCAACACCGAAAGCAGCTAAATCTAGCCCCCTTCATGATGAAGACCAAGCTGTCGAAGAAGAGAACTCGCACGAAGAATATACAGAGAGGCTCACAAGTGAGAGAACAGCTCAGCATGAGAATGAAACAGAAGAGAGGGAGGCAGATAATACAGTTGGAGAAACCGAAGAAGTTAGGCATCAGGGAGAAGCTTCCTTAGTTGTTAATGTAGATCCTTAA
- the LOC109722960 gene encoding auxin response factor 7-like has protein sequence MATSIGTVEGLPGSGTSGDALFRELWHACAGTLVTVPHEEQRVYYFPEGHMEQLEASTNQGLDQQMPVFNLPSKILCKVVNVRLQAEADTDEVFAQITLLPDANQSEVLSPDPAQPEPERCTVHSFCKTLTASDTSTHGGFSVLRRHADECLPPLDMSQNPPWQELVAKDLHANEWHFRHIFRGQPRRHLLTTGWSVFVSAKRLVAGDAFIFLRGENGELRVGVRRLMRQLSNMPSSVISGHSMHLGVLATASHAIATGTLFSIFYKPRTSRSEFVVSVNKYLEAKNRKLSVGMRFKMRFEGDEAPERWFSGTIIGFVDASTSRWKDSEWRSLKVQWDEPSAIPRPDRVSPWEVEPLVAINPTISQPTQRNKRARPPLSPSVAADLSSAFGSWKAPVESPRTFSFTGTQLAQDLYSPSSAPSTLFSSISSPGSIVVNPNSGQSASNSSHLYRPTRESHTDSAIMNKELCERKQERSGGCRLFGIQLIEGSAAEAASTAANISGAIAGDQSMASLDGDSDRQSQPSNNRSDAPAVSSERMPLETPSRQLRSCTKVLLQGMAVGRAVDLTRLKGYNDLCQKLEEMFNIKGELSSPVKKWQVIYTDDEDDMMLVGDDPWNEFCSMVKKIYIYTCEEAKRLSPKAKLPPLSEIIKATPKKVSSDADMACNGPEDPGPT, from the exons ATGGCGACTTCAATTGGCACAGTTGAGGGATTACCTGGATCAG GGACCTCTGGTGATGCCTTGTTTCGCGAGCTCTGGCATGCATGTGCAGGAACTCTGGTTACAGTTCCCCATGAAGAGCAGCGAGTCTATTACTTTCCAGAGGGTCATATGGAACAG CTTGAAGCATCAACAAATCAGGGGCTTGACCAGCAGATGCCCGTGTTCAATCTTCCATCGAAGATCCTATGCAAGGTTGTCAATGTTCGACTACAG GCTGAAGCAGATACAGATGAAGTTTTTGCACAGATAACTTTATTGCCGGATGCAAAT CAAAGTGAGGTCTTAAGTCCAGACCCTGCACAACCTGAACCTGAAAGGTGCACAGTTCACTCATTTTGCAAGACGCTAACTGCTTCGGACACAAGCACTCATGGTGGATTTTCAGTTCTTAGGAGGCATGCAGACGAATGTCTACCTCCACTG GATATGTCTCAGAATCCACCATGGCAGGAATTAGTTGCCAAAGATCTTCAtgcgaacgagtggcatttccGTCATATTTTTCGAG GGCAACCTAGGCGTCATTTGCTCACCACAGGGTGGAGCGTCTTTGTCAGTGCAAAAAGACTTGTAGCTGGtgatgcatttatatttttgag AGGTGAGAATGGTGAGTTGAGGGTTGGTGTAAGGCGATTAATGAGGCAGCTGAGCAACATGCCATCGTCCGTCATATCGGGTCATAGCATGCATCTTGGAGTTCTGGCTACTGCTTCCCATGCTATTGCTACTGGAACCCTCTTTTCTATATTCTACAAGCCAAG AACAAGCCGATCTGAGTTTGTCGTAAGCGTTAACAAATATCTTGAAGCCAAAAATCGTAAGTTATCTGTGGGCATGAGGTTTAAGATGAGATTCGAGGGTGATGAAGCTCCTGAAAGATG GTTTAGTGGCACTATTATTGGTTTTGTAGATGCTTCAACCTCTCGATGGAAAGATTCAGAGTGGAGATCTTTGAAG GTCCAATGGGATGAACCTTCAGCAATTCCACGACCAGATAGAGTTTCACCATGGGAAGTGGAGCCCCTTGTTGCAATTAATCCTACAATATCTCAGCCTACACAAAGAAATAAGCGTGCACGGCCACCACTTTCACCTTCAGTAGCGGCAGATCTATCTTCAGCGTTTG GTTCGTGGAAAGCTCCAGTTGAGTCCCCTCGGACTTTCTCCTTTACGGGGACACAACTAGctcaagatctatactctccgTCATCTGCACCGTCCACCCTGTTCTCGTCAATATCTAGTCCTGGATCAATTGTAGTAAATCCAAACAGTGGGCAGTCTGCAAGCAACAGCAGTCACCTCTATCGGCCAACCAGAGAGTCTCATACTGACTCCGCAATCATGAATAAAGAACTGTGTGAAAGAAAGCAGGAGAGAAGTGGTGGTTGCAGGCTGTTTGGGATCCAGCTAATTGAAGGTTCTGCTGCTGAAGCAGCTTCAACAGCGGCAAACATTTCTGGTGCTATTGCTGGGGACCAATCCATGGCCTCATTGGATGGTGACTCTGATCGGCAATCTCAACCTTCGAACAACCGGTCTGATGCTCCTGCTGTGAGCAGTGAGCGAATGCCCCTAGAGACTCCAAGCCGGCAACTGAGGAGCTGTACCAAG GTTCTCTTGCAAGGAATGGCTGTTGGAAGGGCAGTAGACTTGACAAGATTAAAGGGGTATAATGATCTATGTCAAAAACTGGAAGAGATGTTTAATATCAAAGGAGAGCTCTCTAGTCCCGTGAAGAAATGGCAGGTCATCTATACCGATGATGAGGATGATATGATGCTTGTCGGGGATGACCCTTGGAA CGAGTTCTGCAGCATGGTCAAGAAGATTTACATCTACACATGCGAGGAGGCCAAGAGGCTGTCTCCCAAGGCCAAGCTGCCACCTCTCAGCGAGATAATCAAAGCAACCCCAAAGAAAGTGTCTTCTGATGCCGACATGGCATGCAATGGCCCGGAAGATCCGGGTCCTACTTGA
- the LOC109723573 gene encoding uncharacterized protein LOC109723573, which yields MPIWRFGVVPWLKEKILDPLLQIIKRGAEPKELAFSTALGVTLGVFPICGTTVLLCGMAIALLGDRCHAPSVMLANFVATPIELSLVIPFLRLGEFISGGPHFPLTSDALKKVITGKASREILLSILHALLGWFIAVPFILALLYAIFLPCFKLLVHKFSSEPSSPKKQTLLSWRG from the exons ATGCCAATTTGGAGGTTTGGAGTGGTGCCATGGCTCAAGGAGAAGATCCTTGATCCCCTTTTGCAGATCATCAAAAG GGGTGCAGAACCAAAGGAGCTAGCATTTTCTACTGCTCTTGGTGTGACTCTGGGAGTGTTTCCCATTTGTG GGACCACCGTCCTTCTTTGTGGAATGGCCATAGCATTGCTTGGAGATCGCTGTCACGCTCCAAGTGTTATGCTCGCTAACTTTGTTGCTACGCCAAttgagttaag TCTGGTCATACCCTTCTTGCGGTTGGGCGAATTCATCTCTGGCGGCCCGCATTTCCCGTTGACATCTGACGCTCTGAAGAAGGTTATTACAGGCAAAGCCTCGAGAGAAATACTACTCAGCATACTCCATGCG CTACTGGGTTGGTTCATTGCAGTCCCTTTCATACTCGCCCTGCTGTACGCAATCTTCCTCCCTTGTTTCAAGCTTCTGGTTCACAAGTTCAGTAGCGAACCTTCGAGCCCAAAGAAACAAACTCTATTATCCTGGAGAGGTTAA
- the LOC109723328 gene encoding VQ motif-containing protein 31-like produces the protein MDRPPHPIAGPASPSTAPPTTYVHTDQTTFKELVQRLTGPPSSTAATIHHNNNHHHHHHHAPPPRPGPSKLRPKLTIVKPTQPSPFSQGRLSPSHNRGRDQSPPSTAVLSEGVVINEEEEERAIRERRFYLHPSPRSRVGGAAATAAVPAHLARQQKQQQQQQQQAGRGMMREIRLCRRTYDGRAG, from the coding sequence ATGGATCGACCGCCGCACCCGATCGCGGGCCCTGCGTCTCCGTCGACCGCTCCTCCGACCACCTACGTCCACACCGATCAGACCACGTTCAAGGAGCTCGTCCAACGCCTCACCGGCCCCCCTtcctccaccgccgccaccatccatcacaacaacaaccaccaccaccaccaccaccacgccCCTCCCCCTCGCCCCGGCCCGTCCAAGCTCCGGCCGAAGCTGACCATCGTGAAGCCGACCCAACCCTCGCCCTTCTCCCAGGGGAGGCTCTCGCCATCGCATAATCGGGGCCGAGACCAGAGCCCCCCCTCGACAGCGGTACTGTCGGAGGGAGTGGTGATtaacgaggaggaggaggagcgggcgATCAGGGAGCGGCGTTTCTACCTGCACCCGTCCCCGCGGTCGAGGGTCGGCGGGGCGGCGGCAACGGCAGCTGTTCCCGCTCACCTCGCCCggcagcagaagcagcagcagcagcagcagcagcaggccgGGCGAGGCATGATGCGTGAGATAAGGCTGTGCAGGCGGACGTACGACGGAAGGGCTGGCTAG
- the LOC109723552 gene encoding single-stranded DNA-bindig protein WHY2, mitochondrial isoform X1, giving the protein MTKLARFLPSRNLLLRCSFNIKDAFWINSFSSHRGISSSAADYVTDGSSGRSYANYTVFKGKAALSMSPLLPKFRKLESGASKVEKNGVVLLTFWPAIGQRKYDWQKKQIFALSPTELGSLISLGPAEHCEFLHDPSMKSSLEGQVKKSLSITPLGNDSGYFVNLSVVNTVEKTNERFSVPVTRAEFTVMRTAFSYVLPHLMGWDQAVRPRQANTPASPLKQQVEERPNPDFEWGR; this is encoded by the exons ATGACGAAGCTCGCCCGCTTCCTCCCCTCCAG GAATCTTCTACTTCGCTGTTCCTTTAATATAAAAGATGCCTTCTGGATAAATTCTTTTAGTTCTCATCGTGGTATATCAAGTTCTGCAGCGGATTATGTGACTGACG GGAGCTCCGGTAGAAGCTACGCAAACTACACCGTATTTAAGGGAAAAGCTGCCCTTTCTATGAGTCCATTATTACCGAAATTCCGTAAACTGGAG TCTGGAGCTTCTAAAGTTGAGAAGAATGGGGTTGTTTTGTTGACATTTTGGCCTGCTATTGGGCAGCGTAAGTATGATTGGCAAAAAAAGCAG ATCTTTGCTTTATCACCTACTGAACTTGGAAGCTTGATTAGCCTTGGACCTGCTGAACATTGTGAGTTTTTACATGATCCTTCTATGAAATCAAG CCTTGAAGGTCAAGTGAAGAAATCATTATCAATCACCCCATTGGGCAATGACAGTGGTTATTTCGTTAATTTGT CTGTTGTGAATACTGTCGAGAAGACAAATGAACGTTTTTCTGTGCCCGTCACAAGGGCTGAATTTACAGTGATGCGCACAGCATTTAGC TATGTATTGCCGCATCTCATGGGGTGGGACCAAGCTGTCAGGCCACGCCAAGCAAACACACCGGCGAGTCCTCTGAAGCAGCAGGTGGAGGAGCGTCCCAACCCTGATTTTGAATGGGGGAGGTGA
- the LOC109723552 gene encoding single-stranded DNA-bindig protein WHY2, mitochondrial isoform X2 — protein sequence MTKLARFLPSRNLLLRCSFNIKDAFWINSFSSHRGISSSAADYVTDGSSGRSYANYTVFKGKAALSMSPLLPKFRKLESGASKVEKNGVVLLTFWPAIGQRKYDWQKKQIFALSPTELGSLISLGPAEHCEFLHDPSMKSSLEGQVKKSLSITPLGNDSGYFVNLLCIAASHGVGPSCQATPSKHTGESSEAAGGGASQP from the exons ATGACGAAGCTCGCCCGCTTCCTCCCCTCCAG GAATCTTCTACTTCGCTGTTCCTTTAATATAAAAGATGCCTTCTGGATAAATTCTTTTAGTTCTCATCGTGGTATATCAAGTTCTGCAGCGGATTATGTGACTGACG GGAGCTCCGGTAGAAGCTACGCAAACTACACCGTATTTAAGGGAAAAGCTGCCCTTTCTATGAGTCCATTATTACCGAAATTCCGTAAACTGGAG TCTGGAGCTTCTAAAGTTGAGAAGAATGGGGTTGTTTTGTTGACATTTTGGCCTGCTATTGGGCAGCGTAAGTATGATTGGCAAAAAAAGCAG ATCTTTGCTTTATCACCTACTGAACTTGGAAGCTTGATTAGCCTTGGACCTGCTGAACATTGTGAGTTTTTACATGATCCTTCTATGAAATCAAG CCTTGAAGGTCAAGTGAAGAAATCATTATCAATCACCCCATTGGGCAATGACAGTGGTTATTTCGTTAATTTGT TATGTATTGCCGCATCTCATGGGGTGGGACCAAGCTGTCAGGCCACGCCAAGCAAACACACCGGCGAGTCCTCTGAAGCAGCAGGTGGAGGAGCGTCCCAACCCTGA